A section of the Mycolicibacterium anyangense genome encodes:
- a CDS encoding META domain-containing protein, with protein sequence MRLIRLLPTAAVALIPALAACGSTTPRHPLDGTSWRLVSLESMDDKQGSTTVPDPATFTVDFGTDGRAAFRIDCNRGNATWQASASNKDSGSLAFGPIAATEMACPQPSLDTRVSTALGYVRGFLLKDGRLHMSLLADGGILHWEPNPPQKP encoded by the coding sequence ATGCGCCTGATCCGGCTCCTGCCGACCGCGGCCGTCGCCCTCATTCCGGCGCTGGCTGCCTGCGGGTCGACCACGCCCCGGCATCCACTGGACGGCACCAGTTGGCGGCTGGTCAGCCTGGAGTCGATGGACGACAAACAGGGCAGCACCACAGTCCCGGATCCGGCGACGTTCACCGTGGACTTCGGCACCGACGGCCGGGCCGCGTTTCGCATCGACTGTAATCGCGGCAACGCCACCTGGCAGGCCAGCGCCTCGAACAAGGATTCCGGCAGCCTGGCCTTCGGGCCGATCGCGGCCACCGAGATGGCCTGTCCGCAACCCTCGCTGGATACCCGGGTGTCCACCGCACTGGGCTATGTCCGCGGCTTCCTGCTCAAGGACGGCCGGCTGCACATGTCACTGCTGGCCGACGGCGGCATCCTGCACTGGGAGCCCAACCCGCCCCAGAAACCCTAG
- a CDS encoding 3'(2'),5'-bisphosphate nucleotidase CysQ has product MSLTDAELAADLAEQAGRLLLAVREEVGHDHPWELGDAGDFRANAYILQRLREERPNDAVLSEEAYDDLRRLQADRVWIIDPLDGTREYSLPRRADWAVHVALWQRTDDRDGRLTDAAVALPAMGEVHRSDTVTPPASPQSGPIRITASSNRPPAVLWRLRDRLDMEFVRIGSAGAKAMAVVRGDADAYIHAGGQWEWDSAAPAGVLQAAGLHATRIDGSPLRYNQPDPYLPDLLMCRPEVADLLLDAMWLAS; this is encoded by the coding sequence GTGAGTCTGACCGATGCGGAGCTGGCTGCCGACCTGGCCGAGCAGGCCGGACGGCTGCTGCTGGCGGTCCGTGAAGAAGTCGGCCACGACCATCCGTGGGAGCTCGGCGACGCCGGGGATTTCCGGGCCAATGCCTACATCTTGCAGCGGTTGCGCGAGGAACGCCCCAACGACGCGGTGCTCTCCGAAGAGGCCTACGACGATCTCCGGCGGCTGCAGGCCGACCGGGTCTGGATCATCGATCCCCTGGACGGCACCCGCGAGTACTCCCTGCCGCGCCGCGCGGACTGGGCGGTGCACGTGGCGTTGTGGCAGCGTACCGACGATCGTGACGGCCGGCTCACCGATGCCGCCGTTGCGCTGCCGGCGATGGGGGAGGTGCACCGCAGCGACACGGTGACGCCACCGGCGTCGCCGCAGTCCGGTCCGATCCGCATCACGGCCAGCTCCAACCGCCCGCCCGCGGTGCTGTGGCGGCTGCGGGACCGCCTGGACATGGAGTTCGTCCGGATCGGTTCGGCGGGCGCCAAGGCGATGGCGGTGGTGCGCGGCGACGCCGACGCCTACATCCACGCCGGCGGGCAGTGGGAGTGGGACTCGGCCGCGCCCGCGGGTGTGCTTCAGGCCGCCGGTCTGCATGCCACCCGGATCGACGGTTCGCCGCTGCGCTACAACCAGCCCGACCCGTATCTACCCGATCTTCTGATGTGCCGGCCCGAGGTGGCCGACCTGCTGCTCGATGCGATGTGGCTGGCCAGCTAG
- a CDS encoding SDR family oxidoreductase, whose translation MSSVNDKVVFITGGARGVGADVARRLRRKGAKLVLTDIDAAPLADLAAELGDSHVLTAVADVRDLAAMQAVADQAVARFGGIDVVVANAGIATYGSVLQVDPEAFTRLMDINVKGVFHTVRATLPSVIERRGYVLIVSSLAAYSAAPGLAPYHAAKAAVEHFANALRIEVAHRGVAVGSAHMSWIDTPMVQDAKKDLSSFAQMLASLPNPLGKTTSVDRCGEAFVKGIEQRSRRVNVPGWVGVFRWLRPLLSTPLGEKQVTAVVPTILPKMDAEVAALGRSTSSRLEELES comes from the coding sequence ATGAGCTCCGTCAACGACAAAGTCGTCTTCATCACCGGTGGCGCGCGCGGTGTCGGTGCCGACGTGGCACGGCGGCTGCGGCGCAAGGGCGCCAAGCTGGTGCTGACCGATATCGACGCCGCCCCGCTGGCCGACCTGGCCGCCGAACTCGGCGACTCGCACGTGCTGACCGCGGTGGCCGACGTCCGCGACCTGGCCGCCATGCAGGCCGTCGCCGATCAGGCCGTGGCGCGCTTCGGCGGGATCGACGTGGTGGTGGCCAACGCCGGCATCGCGACGTACGGCTCAGTGCTGCAGGTGGATCCGGAGGCCTTCACTCGGTTGATGGACATCAACGTCAAAGGCGTGTTCCACACCGTGCGGGCCACATTGCCGTCGGTGATCGAGCGGCGCGGGTACGTGCTGATCGTGTCGTCGCTGGCGGCCTACTCCGCGGCTCCCGGCCTCGCGCCGTACCACGCCGCCAAGGCGGCGGTCGAACACTTCGCCAACGCACTGCGGATCGAGGTCGCCCACCGGGGCGTCGCCGTCGGCTCGGCCCACATGTCGTGGATCGACACCCCGATGGTGCAGGACGCCAAGAAGGACCTCAGCAGCTTTGCGCAGATGCTGGCCAGCTTGCCGAACCCGTTGGGCAAGACCACCAGTGTCGACAGGTGCGGCGAGGCCTTCGTCAAGGGCATCGAACAGCGCAGCCGCCGGGTCAATGTGCCCGGCTGGGTGGGTGTCTTCCGCTGGCTGCGTCCCCTGCTGTCCACTCCGCTGGGAGAGAAGCAGGTCACCGCGGTCGTGCCGACGATCCTGCCCAAGATGGACGCCGAGGTGGCGGCACTGGGGCGGTCGACCAGTTCGCGGCTCGAGGAGCTGGAGAGCTGA
- a CDS encoding acyl-CoA dehydrogenase family protein, with product MRLALNDEDVAFREELREFFTTKIPADIRERARREDLIWPDDIVTTQRILNEAGLAVPNWPVEWGGKDWTPLQRQIWADELRMACVPEPLAFNASMVGPVIAQFASQELKERFLPATANLDIWWCQGFSEPEAGSDLAGLRTVAIRDGDEYVINGQKTWTTLGQFADWIFVLARTNPDAPKKQAGISFILVEMNTPGITLRPIKLIDGSYEVNEVFFEDVRVPANQLVGEENQGWSYAKFLLSNERTGIARVGTTKVWLADVKERAAKTKVGGGSLLEDTLFAAKVAEIENELLALELTQLRVSGDEGTGKPNPASSILKLRGSQLQQAVTELAVEVAGPDSLPFDGGDAIESPVWAQHAAPHYLNFRKTSIYGGSNEVQRTIISSTILGL from the coding sequence GTGAGACTGGCACTGAACGACGAGGACGTGGCATTCCGCGAGGAGCTACGCGAGTTCTTCACCACGAAGATCCCGGCCGATATCCGGGAACGCGCCCGCCGCGAGGACCTGATCTGGCCCGACGACATCGTCACCACCCAGCGCATCCTCAACGAGGCCGGACTTGCGGTGCCGAACTGGCCGGTGGAGTGGGGCGGTAAGGACTGGACGCCGCTGCAGCGCCAGATCTGGGCCGACGAGCTGCGCATGGCGTGCGTACCCGAGCCGCTGGCGTTCAACGCCAGCATGGTCGGCCCGGTGATCGCGCAGTTCGCCTCGCAGGAGCTCAAGGAGCGCTTCCTGCCCGCGACCGCCAACCTCGACATCTGGTGGTGCCAGGGCTTCTCCGAGCCGGAGGCCGGCTCGGATCTGGCCGGGCTGCGCACGGTGGCGATCCGCGACGGCGATGAGTACGTCATCAACGGCCAGAAGACCTGGACCACACTCGGTCAGTTCGCCGACTGGATCTTCGTGCTCGCCCGCACCAACCCGGACGCACCCAAGAAGCAGGCCGGCATCTCGTTCATCCTCGTCGAGATGAACACCCCCGGCATCACGCTGCGCCCGATCAAGCTGATCGACGGCAGCTACGAGGTCAACGAGGTCTTCTTCGAAGACGTGCGGGTGCCCGCCAATCAGCTTGTCGGCGAAGAGAACCAGGGCTGGAGCTACGCCAAGTTCCTGCTGTCCAACGAGCGCACCGGTATCGCCCGGGTCGGTACCACCAAGGTATGGCTGGCCGATGTCAAGGAGCGCGCCGCGAAGACCAAAGTCGGCGGCGGATCGCTGCTGGAGGACACCCTGTTCGCAGCCAAGGTCGCCGAGATCGAAAACGAGCTGCTGGCACTGGAATTGACTCAGTTGCGGGTGAGTGGAGACGAGGGCACCGGCAAGCCGAACCCCGCGTCGTCGATCCTGAAGCTGCGCGGCAGCCAGCTGCAGCAGGCCGTCACCGAGCTGGCGGTCGAGGTAGCCGGCCCGGACTCGCTGCCGTTCGACGGTGGCGACGCCATCGAGTCGCCGGTGTGGGCGCAGCACGCCGCACCGCATTACCTGAACTTCCGCAAGACCTCGATCTACGGAGGTAGCAACGAGGTTCAGCGCACCATCATCTCCTCGACGATCCTGGGATTGTGA
- the mshC gene encoding cysteine--1-D-myo-inosityl 2-amino-2-deoxy-alpha-D-glucopyranoside ligase → MQSWSAVDIPKLPGQGPALRLYDSADRQVRPTSPGPTATMYVCGITPYDATHLGHAATYLTFDLVYRVWLDNGHQVHYVQNITDVDDPLFERAERDGIDWRDLGAREIQLFREDMAALRVLPPRDYVAATDAITEVVELVEKLVAAGAAYVVDDPEFPDVYYRASATTQFGYESGYDRETMARLFAERGGDPDRPGKADELDALLWRAQRPGEPSWPSPFGPGRPGWHVECSAISLDRLGFGFDVQGGGSDLIFPHHEFSAAHAECATGERRFARHYVHAGMIGWDGHKMSKSRGNLVLVSRLREQGVDPAAIRLGLFAGHYRSDRFWSDDVLADASTRLQRWRSAAALPAGPDARDLVARLRQYLADDLDTPRALAAVDGWVTDALEYGGHDESAPATVTAAVDALLGVRL, encoded by the coding sequence ATGCAGTCGTGGTCGGCCGTCGACATCCCGAAGCTCCCCGGTCAGGGGCCGGCGCTGCGGCTCTACGACAGTGCCGACCGGCAGGTCCGTCCCACCTCGCCGGGACCGACCGCGACGATGTACGTCTGCGGTATCACCCCGTACGACGCCACCCACCTCGGGCACGCCGCCACCTATCTGACGTTCGACCTGGTCTACCGGGTCTGGTTGGACAACGGGCATCAGGTGCACTACGTGCAGAACATCACCGACGTCGACGACCCGCTGTTCGAGCGGGCCGAGCGCGACGGCATCGACTGGCGGGATCTGGGTGCCCGTGAGATCCAGTTGTTCCGCGAAGACATGGCCGCACTGCGGGTGCTGCCGCCACGGGACTATGTTGCGGCCACCGACGCCATCACCGAGGTGGTCGAGCTGGTCGAGAAGCTGGTGGCGGCCGGTGCCGCCTACGTGGTCGACGATCCGGAATTCCCCGACGTCTACTACCGGGCAAGTGCCACAACGCAGTTCGGCTACGAGTCCGGTTATGACCGCGAGACCATGGCGCGGTTGTTCGCCGAGCGCGGTGGTGACCCGGACCGGCCGGGTAAGGCCGACGAGCTTGATGCACTGCTGTGGCGTGCGCAGCGGCCGGGGGAGCCGAGCTGGCCGTCGCCGTTCGGGCCCGGCCGCCCCGGCTGGCACGTCGAGTGTTCGGCAATCTCGTTGGACCGCTTGGGTTTCGGTTTCGATGTCCAGGGCGGCGGCAGTGACCTGATCTTCCCGCACCACGAGTTCTCCGCCGCGCACGCCGAATGTGCCACCGGCGAGCGTCGATTCGCCCGGCACTACGTGCACGCCGGCATGATCGGCTGGGACGGGCACAAGATGTCCAAGAGTCGGGGAAACCTGGTGTTGGTGTCGCGGCTGCGTGAGCAGGGGGTGGACCCCGCCGCCATCCGGCTCGGCCTGTTCGCCGGGCATTACCGCAGTGACCGGTTCTGGAGCGACGACGTGCTCGCCGATGCCTCCACCCGCCTACAGCGGTGGCGCAGCGCGGCCGCGCTGCCCGCCGGCCCGGACGCCAGGGATCTGGTGGCGCGGCTGCGGCAGTACCTCGCCGACGACCTGGACACCCCGCGGGCGCTGGCCGCCGTCGACGGCTGGGTGACCGACGCACTGGAGTACGGCGGACACGACGAGTCGGCACCGGCAACCGTCACCGCTGCCGTCGACGCGCTTCTGGGTGTGCGCCTGTAG
- a CDS encoding histidine phosphatase family protein: protein MTVILLRHGRSTSNTAHTLAGRTEGVELDDKGRAQAEGVVGRVEGLPIKALVRSPLLRCRMTLEPLAAALGLDPVIDDRLAEVDYGQWTGRALKELLAEPLWSVVQQQPSAAVFPDGEGLAQVQARAVAAVREHDRRLAEEHGTDVLWVACTHGDVIKSVVADALGTHLDSFQRITADPASMSVIRYTPLRPFVIHVNHTGGQLASVLTAPPPSDGDKSADDAVVGGSTD from the coding sequence ATGACCGTCATCCTGCTGCGGCATGGCCGCTCGACGTCCAACACCGCCCACACGCTGGCCGGTCGCACCGAGGGTGTGGAACTTGACGACAAAGGGCGCGCCCAGGCCGAGGGCGTGGTGGGCCGGGTCGAGGGCTTGCCGATCAAGGCGCTGGTGCGTTCCCCGCTGCTGCGCTGCCGGATGACGCTGGAGCCGCTGGCAGCCGCACTCGGCCTGGACCCGGTCATCGACGATCGGCTCGCCGAGGTCGACTACGGGCAGTGGACCGGCCGGGCCCTCAAGGAGCTGCTGGCCGAACCGTTGTGGTCGGTGGTCCAGCAGCAGCCCAGCGCCGCGGTGTTCCCCGACGGTGAAGGTCTGGCCCAGGTGCAGGCCCGGGCGGTGGCCGCGGTCCGCGAGCATGACCGCAGGCTCGCCGAAGAACACGGCACCGACGTGCTGTGGGTGGCCTGCACTCATGGCGATGTCATCAAGTCGGTGGTCGCCGACGCACTCGGCACCCACCTGGACAGCTTCCAGCGCATCACCGCCGACCCCGCGTCGATGAGCGTGATCCGCTACACACCGCTGCGCCCGTTCGTCATCCACGTCAACCACACCGGCGGCCAGCTGGCCTCGGTGTTGACCGCTCCGCCACCGTCCGACGGTGACAAGTCTGCCGACGACGCGGTTGTCGGCGGTTCCACCGACTAG
- a CDS encoding acyl-CoA dehydrogenase family protein, with amino-acid sequence MNFDLTEEQQLLADTARDVLSRSYDTESRNKAVDSELGWSREVWGQLAEIGILGLGFDPEESGQIEIMVVMTEIGRRLAPEPVAAAALIPGGVIAELGSDEQRALLDDVAGGEKLLALAHFEPGLRGSDELSTHASRQGDVWTVTGRKNPVLAGDSADVIVVTAALPGGGTGLFLVDGDATNRTSYRTFDGQRGAQIDFDNAPAQPLGDGGDVTDRIHATLIRYSSALCAEAVGAMDESLRLTTDYLKARKQFGVPLKTFQTLTQRAADMYVSLELARSMNYYAAMSITDGRLDPVVAARAKLQIGRSAKHISQESIQMHGGIGVTAEYPIAHYAARLTGIDQTLGSATDQLRFLSAQVGNYDTVAL; translated from the coding sequence ATGAACTTTGACCTGACCGAAGAGCAGCAGCTGCTGGCCGACACCGCACGCGACGTGCTGTCCCGCAGCTATGACACCGAGAGCCGTAACAAGGCCGTCGATTCGGAGCTGGGCTGGAGCCGCGAGGTCTGGGGGCAGCTCGCCGAAATCGGGATCCTGGGACTGGGGTTCGACCCCGAGGAGTCCGGCCAGATCGAGATCATGGTCGTGATGACCGAGATCGGCCGGCGGCTGGCCCCCGAGCCGGTGGCCGCGGCGGCGCTGATTCCGGGCGGTGTGATCGCCGAACTCGGCAGCGACGAGCAGCGTGCGCTGCTCGACGACGTGGCTGGCGGCGAAAAGCTCCTGGCGCTGGCACATTTCGAGCCTGGCCTGCGCGGTTCCGATGAGCTGTCGACCCATGCCAGCCGCCAGGGCGATGTCTGGACCGTCACCGGTCGCAAGAACCCGGTCCTGGCCGGTGATTCGGCCGACGTCATCGTGGTCACCGCGGCACTGCCGGGCGGCGGCACCGGCCTGTTCCTGGTCGACGGTGACGCGACCAACCGCACGTCCTACCGCACGTTCGACGGCCAGCGCGGCGCGCAGATCGACTTCGACAACGCCCCGGCCCAGCCGTTGGGCGACGGCGGCGACGTCACCGACCGGATTCACGCCACGCTGATCCGCTACTCGTCGGCGCTGTGCGCCGAAGCCGTCGGCGCCATGGACGAGTCGCTGCGACTGACCACCGATTACCTCAAGGCGCGCAAGCAGTTCGGCGTTCCGCTCAAGACGTTCCAGACGCTGACCCAGCGGGCGGCCGACATGTACGTCTCACTGGAGTTGGCCCGCAGCATGAACTACTACGCGGCCATGTCCATCACCGACGGCCGGCTCGACCCCGTCGTGGCGGCGCGGGCCAAACTGCAGATCGGCCGTTCGGCCAAGCACATCTCGCAGGAGTCCATCCAGATGCACGGCGGTATCGGCGTCACCGCGGAATACCCCATCGCGCACTACGCGGCCCGGCTGACCGGTATCGACCAGACCCTGGGGTCGGCGACCGATCAGCTGCGGTTCCTGTCCGCGCAGGTGGGCAACTACGACACCGTGGCGCTGTAG
- a CDS encoding DUF3090 domain-containing protein, giving the protein MARAIHVFRTPDRFVAGTVGQPGNRTFYLQAVHDSRVISVMLEKQQVAVLAERIAALLVEINRRFGTPLPPETEVEDLSPLITPVDAEFRVGTMGLGWDSEAQTVVVELLAVSDTEFDASVVLDDAEEGPDAVRVFLTPESARQFASRSHRVISAGRPPCPLCDEPLDPEGHICVRTNGYRRGAFGAAEDDFDS; this is encoded by the coding sequence ATGGCCCGCGCTATTCACGTCTTCCGCACTCCCGACCGATTCGTGGCCGGGACCGTCGGCCAACCCGGAAATCGGACGTTCTATCTGCAGGCCGTGCACGACAGTCGGGTGATCTCGGTCATGCTGGAAAAGCAGCAGGTCGCGGTCTTGGCCGAACGCATCGCTGCGCTGCTGGTGGAGATCAACCGACGGTTCGGCACCCCGCTGCCGCCGGAGACCGAGGTGGAGGATCTCAGCCCGCTGATCACCCCGGTCGACGCCGAATTTCGGGTCGGCACGATGGGGTTGGGCTGGGATTCCGAAGCCCAGACTGTGGTGGTGGAGTTGCTGGCGGTCAGCGACACCGAGTTCGACGCATCGGTGGTGCTCGACGATGCCGAGGAGGGCCCGGACGCGGTGCGGGTGTTCCTGACCCCGGAGTCGGCGCGGCAGTTCGCCAGCCGGTCGCATCGCGTCATCTCCGCCGGTCGCCCACCGTGCCCGCTGTGCGACGAGCCGCTGGATCCCGAAGGTCACATCTGTGTGCGCACCAATGGGTATCGGCGTGGCGCGTTCGGCGCGGCCGAGGACGACTTCGACTCGTGA
- a CDS encoding SCO1664 family protein: MTGPEESAAREVLLGGALTVLGRIRSASNATFLCEATLGERTLHCVYKPIAGEQPLWDFPDGTLAGREFGSYLISAALGWNIVPLTVIGDGPAGRGMLQLWVDQPDDADDAEPDGPQLVDLCPPGSIPPGYLSVLNAYDYAGNEVTLVHADDERLRRMAVFDVIVNNADRKGGHILAGVDGRVYGVDHGVSLHVQDKLRTVLWGWAGKPVDDETLQAVAALGDGLDGPVADDLCGHITEAEVLALRGRVRGLLDAPVMPGPDRRRPIPWPAF; encoded by the coding sequence GTGACCGGCCCCGAGGAATCCGCGGCCCGCGAGGTGCTGCTGGGTGGAGCGCTCACTGTTCTCGGCCGGATTCGGTCGGCCAGCAACGCCACTTTTCTGTGTGAGGCCACGCTGGGCGAGCGGACGTTGCACTGCGTCTACAAACCCATCGCCGGTGAGCAGCCGCTGTGGGACTTTCCCGACGGCACTCTGGCCGGCCGTGAGTTCGGCTCGTATCTGATCTCGGCCGCGTTGGGGTGGAACATCGTGCCGCTCACCGTGATCGGTGACGGTCCGGCCGGGCGCGGGATGCTCCAGCTGTGGGTGGATCAGCCCGACGACGCCGACGACGCCGAGCCGGACGGTCCTCAGCTGGTCGATCTGTGTCCGCCGGGATCCATTCCGCCAGGCTATCTTTCGGTGCTCAATGCCTACGACTACGCAGGTAACGAAGTCACCCTGGTGCATGCCGATGACGAGCGGCTGCGCCGGATGGCGGTGTTCGACGTGATCGTCAACAATGCCGACCGCAAGGGCGGCCACATCCTGGCCGGGGTGGACGGCCGGGTGTACGGCGTGGATCACGGTGTGTCCCTTCATGTTCAGGACAAGCTGCGTACCGTGCTGTGGGGTTGGGCCGGCAAGCCGGTGGACGACGAGACTCTGCAAGCCGTGGCCGCGCTCGGTGACGGACTCGACGGACCCGTGGCCGACGACCTGTGCGGCCACATCACCGAGGCGGAGGTGCTCGCCCTGCGCGGGCGGGTCCGCGGGTTGCTGGACGCGCCGGTGATGCCGGGTCCGGACCGGCGCAGGCCGATACCCTGGCCGGCCTTCTAG